Part of the Arthrobacter sp. MMS18-M83 genome is shown below.
TTCTACTCGCAATTCGCCCCCGGCCTTCCCGAATGGAACCTTCGCGGCACCGTCATTGCCGACTCCGAAGGCGTCTACCAAATCCAGCTCATCACCACCCAGCTGTCTACTGCTCCCCTTGTCGGCACGACTTGTGGGGGCGCTCATCGCTCTGGACCCTACGCACGTCTGCGACGCCCACGACGGGTCATGGCCGTTGCCCCGGAACCGTGCAAGTCGCGGCACCTCCCGCACTGACCGTAAACACGCCTCCGACGGCTCCAACACCGGCTAGCAGGTGGCCTGCCTAGGCACTCAGCTCCACGTTCACGGCGAGCGGAAGCTCGCTGACGGAGGTGCCGATCCGCAGCCGGTAGGTGCCGGGTTCGTAGGTCCAGCCGTTGTCCCAGTAGGCCAGCAGCCGGGTTGGGATGTTGATGACCGCGGTGATTGTCTCGCCGGGTTCGGCCCACACGGGGGCGGAAGCGACGAGCCAGCGCACGGGACGGTCCACGGCGGAGCCGGGCCGTTCGGCGTAAACCTGCACCACCTGCTTGCCGGCGCGGTCGCCGGTGTTGGACAGGGTCACTTCGAGGGGCACGACGGCGCCGGGCACCGTGATCGCGGAGGTGTCAGCGCCGGGGGCCCCGGCTGTGTCGAGGGTCCAGCTGGTGTAGCCGAGTCCGTGCCCGAACTCATACGCCGGAGCGACTCCTGCCTTCAGCCAGGCGCGGTAACCGATGTGGATGCCTTCGGTATAGGCGAGTTCCCCGTTCGCGTCGGGGGTGGTGTTGATGACGGGCACGTCTTCCTGGGTTGCGGGCCAGGTGGTGGGGAGCCGGCCGCCGGGCTCCGCGGAGCCGGTGAGGATGTCGGCGAGGGCGGTGCCGAATTCCTGGCCGCCGAAGTACCCGATGAGGATCGCGGCCACCTCGTTGCGCCAAGGCAGCAGCACCGGGGCCCCGGAGTTCACTACCACCACGGTGCGCGGATTGGCCTCCGCGACGGCACGCACCAGGCGGTCCTGCAGACCCGGCAGTTCCAGGGTGGTGCGGTCGTAGCCTTCGGATTCGACGCGGGAATTCGTACCGACCACGACGACGGCGACCTCCGCCGCCCGGGCCGCGGCGACGGCGTCGTTGATCAGGGCCTCGGGGTCGGTGTGGTCCGCTTCGGTCCCGATGGTCACGGCCAGGGCGTTGCCCAGGGCGCCGGTGCGCCCGGCGAGATCCAGTTCCACCGTGACCTCCAGCGGAACACCCGCGGTCGCCGCGACCGGAACGGAGGCCGAGGGCGGGGCCAGGAACGCAGCGCCCAGGTCCGTTCCCGTGGCCTCGATGGACGCCTCGCGCAGCAGCTGCCCATCCACGAAGATCCGGCCGTGCCCCACGGTGGAGAAGCCCAGACGGATGGTGCCGGTCTCCTCCGGGGTGTAGATCGTGTGGAACTGGACCATGGAGGACTCCGCGATCGGGGCGTCCCCGCCGAACCAGACCAGCGCGGTGGAGCGGCGGTCCTCCGCGAAGAGTTCCTTGCCGGTGGAGGCAAAGAACCGCACCCGCAACCCCGGCCCACCCGTGACCGGGTTCTTGAGCTGTTCCAGGGGCAGTTCCGCGATGCCTTCCTGCACCACCGCGCCCACACTATAAGTGACGTTCTCCGGGCCGAAGACGGCGCGGATCCCGTCCAGCGGGGTGACGATCTTTTCCGGGACCACGGTCGCGGACCCGCCGCCCTGGGTCCTGGCATGGCGGGCGTTGTGCCCGATCACCGCCACACTTGTGACGGAGGCAGGAGCCAGCGGCAGCACGCCGTCGTTCTTCACCATCACCGTGCCGGCTGCGGACGCTTCCCGGGCGAACGCGACCGGGTCCTCACGCTCCGCCGGCGCTCCGTCAAGCTGTTCCGCGGCCACGGGTTCGAACCCCTCCAGGGCGCCCACCCGGGCGGCGAGCTGCAGGATCCGCAACACCTTCCGGTCAATCGCGGCCTCCGGAACCGTGCCGCATTTCACCGCCAGCACGAGCGCGGAACCCCAGGGACCGTCCGGGCCCGGCATCACCAGATCCTGGGAGTGCTTTGCGCTCTCCACGCTGCGCACCGCGGTCCAGTCGCTGATCACCACGCCATCGAAACCCCACTCAGTGTTCAGCGGGGACTCCAGCAGCTCGTTCTCCGTGGCCGTGGCGCCGTTGACCGAGTTGTACGCGCTCATCACCAGCCACGCCTTCGAGTCCACGATCGCCTTCTCGAACGCCAGCAGATACAGCTCGCGCAGGGCCCGGTCCCCCACGTTCACATCCACCGTGAACCGGTCCGTCTCCGAATCGTTTGCCACGTAATGCTTGGGGGTCGCCCCGACGCCGTTGCGCTGCACCCCGGCCACATACGCCGCTGCGAGCTCAGCGGTCAGGACCGGGTCCTCGCTGAACGCTTCGAA
Proteins encoded:
- a CDS encoding dioxygenase family protein, encoding MQGRVTGVNGEPLAGAGVEIWHADDLGFYSQFAPGLPEWNLRGTVIADSEGVYQIQLITTQLSTAPLVGTTCGGAHRSGPYARLRRPRRVMAVAPEPCKSRHLPH
- a CDS encoding beta-glucosidase, whose translation is METLTPGRRSADQIAIDQRLESLLARLSLEEKVRLLTGRDFWTTWPVERIGLRRMLFSDGPTGVRGEVWDERQPSMNFPSATAISSSWDPAMADRLGAASAVEARRKGVDVVLGPTINLHRSPLGGRHFEAFSEDPVLTAELAAAYVAGVQRNGVGATPKHYVANDSETDRFTVDVNVGDRALRELYLLAFEKAIVDSKAWLVMSAYNSVNGATATENELLESPLNTEWGFDGVVISDWTAVRSVESAKHSQDLVMPGPDGPWGSALVLAVKCGTVPEAAIDRKVLRILQLAARVGALEGFEPVAAEQLDGAPAEREDPVAFAREASAAGTVMVKNDGVLPLAPASVTSVAVIGHNARHARTQGGGSATVVPEKIVTPLDGIRAVFGPENVTYSVGAVVQEGIAELPLEQLKNPVTGGPGLRVRFFASTGKELFAEDRRSTALVWFGGDAPIAESSMVQFHTIYTPEETGTIRLGFSTVGHGRIFVDGQLLREASIEATGTDLGAAFLAPPSASVPVAATAGVPLEVTVELDLAGRTGALGNALAVTIGTEADHTDPEALINDAVAAARAAEVAVVVVGTNSRVESEGYDRTTLELPGLQDRLVRAVAEANPRTVVVVNSGAPVLLPWRNEVAAILIGYFGGQEFGTALADILTGSAEPGGRLPTTWPATQEDVPVINTTPDANGELAYTEGIHIGYRAWLKAGVAPAYEFGHGLGYTSWTLDTAGAPGADTSAITVPGAVVPLEVTLSNTGDRAGKQVVQVYAERPGSAVDRPVRWLVASAPVWAEPGETITAVINIPTRLLAYWDNGWTYEPGTYRLRIGTSVSELPLAVNVELSA